In Geopsychrobacter electrodiphilus DSM 16401, a single window of DNA contains:
- a CDS encoding energy transducer TonB — MALFLSVAIHFGLLSLQVDMDSDVAFQEQFSVERAFDRLDNFMPEPLNPRDETSPGHAPRVLPPFKQKTFVAAKMKPASVLPSRKRGISTHPLTPKISPLPLTQVLQSGHPRQASPVLSKKSRKTENGGDLPGKIVIAPFAAQSLHVASIDKSKVKTLIETRAIPRYVDNPRPHYPEVARRKGWSGEVQLLVRVDKAGAVERLSVAQSSGFAVLDRAATRAVRRWRFAPAVRAGARVASEVVIPIDFRLPGSLNSDSSIQE; from the coding sequence ATGGCTCTGTTTTTGTCTGTAGCGATCCATTTTGGGCTGCTAAGTCTTCAGGTGGATATGGACAGCGACGTTGCTTTTCAGGAACAATTCTCTGTTGAGCGGGCATTTGACCGACTTGATAATTTTATGCCGGAGCCATTGAATCCGCGGGATGAAACCTCTCCTGGTCATGCTCCCCGGGTTCTTCCTCCTTTTAAGCAGAAAACGTTTGTAGCAGCCAAAATGAAACCAGCTTCCGTGTTGCCATCCCGAAAAAGGGGAATTTCGACACATCCCTTAACGCCCAAGATTTCACCTTTGCCACTAACTCAAGTGTTGCAGTCTGGACATCCTCGGCAGGCCTCCCCTGTATTGTCAAAAAAATCACGAAAGACCGAAAATGGAGGAGATTTACCTGGCAAAATAGTTATTGCTCCCTTTGCCGCTCAGTCACTGCATGTGGCTTCGATAGACAAGTCTAAGGTCAAGACACTAATCGAAACCCGTGCAATTCCGCGCTATGTTGACAATCCTCGGCCGCATTATCCTGAGGTTGCGCGACGTAAAGGGTGGTCCGGAGAGGTACAATTATTAGTGCGGGTCGATAAGGCCGGTGCCGTTGAGCGGCTGTCGGTCGCTCAGTCTTCTGGTTTTGCCGTACTTGATCGAGCGGCGACACGGGCAGTACGTCGTTGGCGCTTTGCTCCTGCCGTAAGGGCAGGGGCTCGCGTCGCCTCTGAGGTTGTGATCCCGATTGACTTCCGTCTGCCCGGAAGCCTCAATTCTGACTCATCTATTCAGGAATAA
- a CDS encoding chemotaxis protein CheW — MLEIADLPQVVRLPLAPPIVRGLVNLRGQVMPVIDLGVQSGPAITYTSLCKLVVAESAGEKLAFLSEGIPDLAEEFCGERVDVMNIIAQFRAGDS, encoded by the coding sequence ATGCTTGAGATTGCTGATCTGCCTCAGGTCGTAAGACTCCCCCTTGCTCCGCCGATTGTCCGGGGCTTGGTTAATCTTCGTGGACAGGTGATGCCTGTTATAGATTTAGGTGTCCAGTCTGGGCCCGCGATAACCTATACCTCCTTGTGTAAATTGGTTGTCGCTGAGTCCGCTGGCGAGAAATTGGCTTTTTTGTCGGAGGGTATCCCTGATCTCGCCGAAGAATTCTGTGGGGAAAGAGTTGATGTTATGAATATTATTGCTCAATTTCGTGCAGGTGACTCCTGA
- a CDS encoding response regulator: MIRISLDELALFLGLLTDWRCKLMSAETTRVLIVDDSPTVRRLGELILSQQGYVVHTAEDGEQGLEIARRIKPDAILVDFVMPKMNGHTFCKLLREDSEMAQVPLILISSKGEAVGEAFEKEFGVVHYFSKPFEPDDLVQKLVEVLGVAATSKGDGAPETSQTTDPAIIENIVDKVLRQYFQKDFPLLMRNVLSDTLNEAGLVQKKGMVLSGDLAEVMLPDVINFAYNSRLSGRLTVFSREVFGEIFIEQGNFIFATSSIKGSRNIFLTDLLTKDGRLNADGAELNEYVTEARSRNIPIGRVLVERGLLTSDELMEYLQQHAQDAFGTTLDVKEGHFFLERDELPVNLQDLTIRVPLISVLMEGLSHLDEKHLAASEFRDDEMVLVRLITNEDALETVNLKPRELELFGLIDGKKSLREIIELSLLEPLETKRICYALRKVGLLRVKSH, translated from the coding sequence TTGATAAGAATTTCTTTAGATGAGCTGGCCTTGTTTTTGGGGCTGTTAACAGACTGGAGATGCAAGTTAATGAGCGCAGAAACAACCAGGGTGCTGATTGTTGATGATTCGCCAACTGTACGCCGGCTGGGAGAACTTATTCTCAGTCAGCAAGGTTATGTTGTTCATACAGCTGAAGATGGTGAGCAGGGGCTTGAGATCGCACGTCGGATTAAGCCTGACGCAATTTTGGTTGATTTTGTCATGCCCAAAATGAACGGGCATACTTTTTGTAAATTACTGAGAGAAGACAGCGAAATGGCACAGGTTCCACTGATCTTGATCTCTTCAAAAGGAGAAGCGGTTGGGGAGGCTTTCGAAAAAGAGTTTGGAGTTGTTCACTACTTTTCCAAACCTTTTGAGCCTGATGATCTTGTGCAGAAACTTGTAGAGGTGCTCGGCGTTGCAGCAACTTCCAAGGGGGATGGGGCACCGGAAACTTCGCAAACTACTGATCCAGCGATTATTGAGAATATTGTCGATAAGGTTTTACGCCAATATTTTCAAAAAGATTTCCCACTGTTGATGCGAAACGTCTTGTCGGACACATTAAACGAGGCTGGATTGGTACAAAAGAAAGGTATGGTTCTTTCCGGAGATCTCGCTGAAGTCATGCTGCCTGATGTGATAAATTTTGCTTATAATTCAAGACTTTCAGGACGTCTTACTGTGTTTTCGCGTGAAGTTTTTGGAGAAATCTTCATCGAACAGGGTAATTTTATTTTCGCCACATCGAGCATTAAAGGAAGCCGTAATATCTTTTTGACTGATCTATTGACTAAAGATGGTCGACTGAACGCCGATGGAGCTGAACTCAATGAATATGTTACCGAGGCCCGTTCGCGTAATATCCCAATTGGACGTGTTCTCGTTGAACGTGGATTGTTGACCTCCGATGAATTAATGGAGTATCTGCAGCAACATGCCCAGGATGCTTTTGGAACGACCCTCGATGTAAAGGAGGGACATTTTTTCCTTGAGCGCGACGAACTTCCAGTCAATCTCCAGGATTTGACGATCAGGGTACCTTTGATTAGCGTGTTGATGGAGGGGTTAAGCCATCTGGACGAAAAACACCTTGCGGCCTCAGAGTTTCGAGATGATGAGATGGTGTTGGTTCGGTTGATTACCAACGAAGACGCTCTTGAGACCGTCAATCTCAAGCCTCGTGAACTCGAACTGTTCGGGCTGATCGATGGCAAAAAATCATTGCGTGAAATTATCGAACTCAGTTTGTTGGAGCCTCTGGAAACCAAGCGGATCTGTTACGCGTTACGCAAGGTCGGACTTTTGCGGGTTAAGAGCCACTAG